AATTTTCAAGAAAGAGGCAcagttttggaaaattttCAATGGTGTCAATTCCAATTCAATTAAATCTTGTCTTGTGGCCAAAGAAGTAATCAATTTGGACTCCATGTTTCTGAGCAATCCGGACGCCTTTCTTGGACCAAAACCTGCAACATATTGCAACATCTGAGCAACATAGCGGTCTCTAATGGCAACGTTGATATCAACACCTAAAGTGTTAACGGCATCCACATAAGCAGATTCCAAAGCATCGCGAACCATATCCTTTGGTATAAGTTTTTGATCCTGGTGGAAAGTAAGTGATAAGATATCATCACCCAAAGAGATATACTCAAGTAATGGATTTTGAACATATTTGGCCACTCCAATGGCATACTTCACCAATGTGGGTTTCTCGGGGAATGCTAATCTTGCACGATCGGAGTTTTGGTATAATCTCGCGGTTTCATCTTGACCCCAAATCACAGGCAATAAGGGAGCTTCTTGCTCAttattttgcaaagacGTACCCTCGGTATTAATAAGAATTCGATTGGACTGCACAAACCTCTTGACAATATCAAATAATTTCTTTGTGTTTGCATTATAACCGGAAATAACTATTACATCTGGTCTATTGTGTTCCAAATTCTTGTCAAGAAATTCTTTCAACTGACCACCAAAGCTTTCTTCGTTTTCCCGACTATTGATTGGGTTTATAatggatttgaaaaagtctTTAACTTCTCCACTATCTCTTAACAATGCACCAAGAACAGCACTATCATAGTCACCTTGACCAAAAGTGAGCGACAAGACATTAGGCACAGTTCCAAGGTCATACCCATATGGAGTAAATGGAGCTTGATCCAATTTATTATAAAATCTCTTTCTCACTTCTTTGGCTACTAATCTTTGGCATTCACGGCGCAAGTCTTCCTTTGTGTTCAATGCCACCATTCCacaaagtttttgaaaagccATGCGTAGAACAAgctctctttctttattccaTAAATCAGAGACCTCAGATAATCCATCTGACTTGAGACATTTGAAAATGGCTTCAAACcaattttcaaagtttGCTGTTTCAATCTTGATCACTGCcaaacctttttcttcagcCTCCAACATTCTAAGGAAAACATTTGGTTCACTAACAAGATCTTGCGGAGATCTGTTAATTGCATACTTGATATCTGCATAAGGACTAAAATTGTCAATACCGATTCTACCTTTCTCAGTTAATGCCACGCTAATCAAGGCAAACGACTTGTAAGTCGACCGTACCTCTTGTCTAACCTTGGGATTGTGGAAAATCTCTTCGGCAAAAGTACGACGCACGGCGTCACGCGCTGTTTTCTCATCCTTGAACAATacttcatcgtcatcaaTCAATTTGTCAATCATGTACTCGGGAGTTTCCGTGTTGTCATCGGTAGCATGGAGTCTGTATGCTCTTTCAAAATCACCAGCACTTTGGTCTTGAACGTTTTCACCAAATGCTTTGGCAGTAATACCATATGCTTTTACTGCATCGTACAAAATGTTTGATCTAATACGTTCAAATAAAGCGTATTTGGAATGTTTCCTATTCTTTGCATCCTTCAGCTCACCGTTTTGATCAACATCTGTGTTGGCATTTGCagctactgctgctgctgctgctgctgcaacaGAGCCAGCTTCCTGTATCTCCTTGGTGTATGTAAAGTTTATATAATCATGGATATCTTGAATAGCCACCATTGTATTGATCGATTTGATATCCTTGGTTAAGTCATCGTCGATCTTGAGCACATCTACcaacttttcaatattCAACCGTTTCTCATATAATGAATGGTACTCCAAATCCAATTGAACAATTCTCCAAAGATCATCTTCATAAAGCAATTTAGTCACCAGCTCGTTTTTAGATACTGGGTCAATAACAGTATACAAAGTGGCATCTCGACGATTGGCCCAAATAAAAGGAACCTCGTACGCTTCCTTGGCAATGAGATCAACAACTTGACCAACTGCATCCTTAAATTCGCGTTCATACTCATTGTAAAGACCGCGCTTTTCATTAAACAAAATGTCAGCAACCCATTCCTTCTCCAATGCAAGTTCATCTTCGTCCAAATCAATATATGTTAAAGCACTTCTATATTTCTGATATCGCTCAGGCATATCAATAATTCTAATCAAATTATCTTCCTCCGTCAACATTCGCTCTTTCAATTCAGAGTTCTCAAACACGGCTTCTAATGTTGTAGGCTCCTCGTTGTCGATTTCGTCGTCCATAGCTGCCTCTTGTGCTTCCAATGCCCATGCATACTCTTCTCCGTTTCcaaaaacttcaaacaacTCTTGAAGACTCCTCCTATCGACATCGGTAAGTTTCGACATgtcaaatttcttttccttttgcttTGACTTCTGTCTTTCAACTTGTCTTTGAGCCCTTGTTtctgcatcatcatcggaGTCGTCTTCCAGCTCAATAAAGTCATCAAACTCCTCACCAGGTCCAGCAGGTAGTCTTCTGTTGTTGGCAAGATCATCGTTGCCCTCCAAGTCATCTCCACTATCTTCATCCTCTGAGAAAATATTTTGTAATCCACGTTGAAAATGACTCTGACTTTGAGCTTCGCTGTTTTCGCCACCAATTGCATCGCCTTCGGACACGTCATCTTCTGCTTGTCTTCGCTTAAGACGTTTGAACTTATTACCTCCATCCAGTCGAATAGGTTTGGCTCCAGAATTCTCCAAAAGCAATTCAAGATCGTCCTCGTCCAACGCATCATCTTCTGcacttctctctctttctcttcttctttttttatgtttttttcgCTTTTTAGATTGAACACCAACGTTGTCGTCGtcgtcttcatcttcttcatcaccatcatcatcatcatcgacTATAAATCCTTCTCTAACTTTTTGAATGGCCTCTTCATCctcgtcatcttcatcttcttcagaAGAATCAGTAACAGAATCGTTTCGTAAGTCAACACCTTCACCTTCGGATCCTGATCCTGAATGATCATCTATCCTATCGTTAATTTCTGGTTCCTCTGCAGCCATAATTTTAGTTGGAAAAAATTGGTAAAGACAAACTTTACCTActtgttattattttattttta
This DNA window, taken from Lodderomyces elongisporus chromosome 7, complete sequence, encodes the following:
- the SPT6 gene encoding Transcription elongation factor spt6 (BUSCO:EOG09260492) encodes the protein MAAEEPEINDRIDDHSGSGSEGEGVDLRNDSVTDSSEEDEDDEDEEAIQKVREGFIVDDDDDGDEEDEDDDDNVGVQSKKRKKHKKRRRERERSAEDDALDEDDLELLLENSGAKPIRSDGGNKFKRLKRRQAEDDVSEGDAIGGENSEAQSQSHFQRGLQNIFSEDEDSGDDLEGNDDLANNRRLPAGPGEEFDDFIESEDDSDDDAETRAQRQVERQKSKQKEKKFDMSKLTDVDRRSLQELFEVFGNGEEYAWALEAQEAAMDDEIDNEEPTTLEAVFENSELKERMLTEEDNLIRIIDMPERYQKYRSALTYIDLDEDELALEKEWVADILFNEKRGLYNEYEREFKDAVGQVVDLIAKEAYEVPFIWANRRDATLYTVIDPVSKNESVTKLLYEDDLWRIVQLDLEYHSLYEKRLNIEKLVDVLKIDDDLTKDIKSINTMVAIQDIHDYINFTYTKEIQEAGSVAAAAAAAVAANANTDVDQNGESKDAKNRKHSKYALFERIRSNILYDAVKAYGITAKAFGENVQDQSAGDFERAYRLHATDDNTETPEYMIDKLIDDDEVLFKDEKTARDAVRRTFAEEIFHNPKVRQEVRSTYKSFALISVALTEKGRIGIDNFSPYADIKYAINRSPQDLVSEPNVFLRMLEAEEKGLAVIKIETANFENWFEAIFKCLKSDGLSEVSDLWNKERELVLRMAFQKLCGMVALNTKEDLRRECQRLVAKEVRKRFYNKLDQAPFTPYGYDLGTVPNVLSLTFGQGDYDSAVLGALLRDSGEVKDFFKSIINPINSRENEESFGGQLKEFLDKNLEHNRPDVIVISGYNANTKKLFDIVKRFVQSNRILINTEGTSLQNNEQEAPLLPVIWGQDETARLYQNSDRARLAFPEKPTLVKYAIGVAKYVQNPLLEYISLGDDILSLTFHQDQKLIPKDMVRDALESAYVDAVNTLGVDINVAIRDRYVAQMLQYVAGFGPRKASGLLRNMESKLITSLATRQDLIELELTPLKIFQNCASFLKIPYDETDNISSSSIELLDATRIHPEDYLLAKKIAADVLELDEEDFDEDTNVIAQLNAADASKIEVSMASLDYNHYGLQIQQQQGKKKFATLRVIKEELVNNYEELRGKYHELTDQEAFNMLTGETRATFGRDAIVPVTVLKLGRNYQDPSAPIRWAKVVTSSLIQANVEQDKIRDMDLEQGKTYQAVILEVFYDTFIADMSLLAEDIKRASIPRIDKVGGKWNFRAEEDDWKKENEKEKAKKALTRNIQHPLYRNFNYKQAEEFLAPQNLGDCVIRPSSRGPDFLTITWKVGNNLFQHLLVEERKRGRKEYIVEGKSYSDLDQLIFQHIQAISKKVDDLVRSPKFREGTLAEVHDWLESYTKANPKSSAYVFCYDHKVPGSFLLLFKVNVNTPIVTWHVKTITEGYTLKGLNFSSVMNLCNGFKQAFIAESEKSKQRFSSGNGAGGNHGHAHSTGRHNYGYKY